In Larimichthys crocea isolate SSNF chromosome VI, L_crocea_2.0, whole genome shotgun sequence, one genomic interval encodes:
- the slc45a3 gene encoding solute carrier family 45 member 3: MQAEKSSPGLVWRLLMVNTLSCGLEACMAAGTVYIPPLLLQAGMEERYMTMVLAVGPVLGLIFIPMIGSASDSRQGRFGCRRPFIWMLGLGVLLSLQVIPQAWRLAALMSPHHPHWLEAALQAGAVCLMDFCGQACLTLLLALLSDLFPMEEENRKAFSVNSLMISLGGCLGFFLPAVDWSQVPIATYLGGQEAFVYALLTSLFLSCVLTTAFIPEKTRTGGGERKTSPLKSVNSRCFPHLFLPRPQCFLVTLSRCASACMSVLPRAYRACKRVPAVIWRLFVAETCSWMALTSIMLFFADFIGEGLYQGVPSAEPHSQERKHYDEGVRVASLGLFLQCVVSVLCSVLMDFWVALLGARVVYISGIALLVLATIVMSVSESVITVTVMVAVTGYSLCVLQVLPYTLLCLYHSNRQAFFTSSKSRPPQLSESDKPLLTCGPATPHAQDTGRLNLSRTDPSVGSPHVSLFEGGGNRVDTDCAPVSQRGMCFDMAILDSAYLLSQVLPAMCLGSIVQLANSVRAYMASACCFSLLAFLCSTKVVYSRADLEH, encoded by the exons CGGTGGGTCCAGTTCTGGGTTTGATCTTTATACCCATGATTGGCTCAGCTAGTGATTCGCGACAAGGCCGTTTTGGTTGTCGCCGGCCGTTTATCTGGATGCTGGGCCTGGGAGTTTTACTCAGCTTGCAAGTCATACCACAGGCCTGGCGATTAGCTGCCCTGATGTCCCCACATCACCCTCACTGGCTGGAAGCTGCCCTGCAGGCTGGAGCTGTGTGTCTGATGGACTTCTGTGGACAG GCCTGTCTAACCCTGCTGTTGGCACTGCTGTCAGACCTGTTCCCCATGGAGGAGGAGAATCGCAAAGCATTCTCAGTTAATTCCCTGATGATTAGCCTGGGGGGATGCCTGGG TTTCTTCCTCCCTGCTGTCGACTGGAGTCAAGTACCCATAGCAACATACCTGGGTGGGCAGGAGGCCTTCGTTTACGCCCTGCTCACCTCCCTCTTCCTCAGCTGCGTCCTCACCACCGCCTTTATCCCAGAGAAGACCAGAAccgggggaggagagagaaagactagCCCTTTGAAGAGCGTGAACAGCAGATGCTTCCCTCACTTGTTCTTGCCCCGGCCTCAGTGTTTCCTTGTCACACTGAGCCGATGTGCATCAGCATGTATGTCAGTATTACCTCGTGCATATAGAGCGTGTAAGCGTGTGCCTGCAGTCATATGGAGGCTGTTTGTGGCGGAGACGTGCAGCTGGATGGCACTAACAAGCATCATGCTCTTCTTTGCCGACTTTATTGGGGAAGGATTGTACCAGGGAGTGCCAAGTGCAGAGCCACACtcacaggaaagaaaacactATGATGAAG gTGTACGTGTGGCCAGTCTGGGTCTCTTCCTACAGTGTGTGGTGTCGGTGCTGTGCTCGGTGCTAATGGACTTCTGGGTTGCTCTGCTGGGAGCCAGGGTGGTGTACATCAGCGGTATAGCTCTGTTGGTGCTTGCCACCATCGTCATGAGTGTCTCAGAAAGTGTGATAACGGTCACTGTCATGGTGGCTGTGACAGGATACTCactctgtgtacttcaggtCTTGCCATACACCCTACTGTGTCTCTATCACTCAAATAGACAA GCTTTTTTCACTTCATCCAAGTCCAGACCTCCTCAGCTCAGTGAAAGTGACAAACCCCTCCTCACCTGTGGTCCAGCCACTCCTCATGCTCAAGACACAGGGCGACTGAATTTATCCAGGACAGATCCCTCTGTTGGATCGCcccatgtttcactgtttgagGGTGGAGGCAACAGAGTTGACACAGACTGTGCACCGGTCTCACAGAGAGGGATGTGTTTTGACATGGCAATTCTGGACAGCGCCTACCTGCTCTCACAG GTGCTGCCGGCAATGTGCCTTGGCTCGATAGTACAGCTGGCTAACAGTGTGAGGGCTTACATGGCCTCTGCCTGCTGCTTCAGCTTGCTGGCTTTTCTCTGCTCCACCAAGGTTGTCTACAGTCGCGCTGACCTCGAACACTGA